The Fulvivirga ligni genome window below encodes:
- a CDS encoding PorP/SprF family type IX secretion system membrane protein — translation MILVLFTLSLNIAKGQQYPVYSQYIFNPLVINPAVAGSHVQVSATAMHRNQWVNFEGAPKTLNFSAHTSLLKNKIGVGLMVSDDKIGSYSNQSVFGSYAYIIRSPLGTFSMGLQAGLNVTSADFSNVQRDITDESFTNFTNKLKPNFGAGVYYSNDVLFAGFSVPFILNNNVSSSAEALLNEISEARYYYLHGGLILPLNRMKTVQLNPTLLIRAQEGQPLSMDINAGFIFYDVCSIGLSYRNVEGIVSYIQLKLSDELNFGYSYDWTTSDINRYSSGTHEFSLNYRFRIRKIHGNVECPSVFKF, via the coding sequence ATGATTCTGGTATTGTTTACCCTTTCGCTTAACATAGCGAAAGGGCAACAGTACCCTGTCTATTCACAATACATCTTTAACCCATTGGTGATTAATCCAGCCGTTGCAGGTAGCCATGTGCAAGTGAGTGCTACAGCCATGCACAGAAATCAGTGGGTAAACTTTGAGGGTGCTCCGAAGACATTAAACTTCAGTGCGCATACTTCATTGTTAAAGAACAAGATCGGTGTGGGCTTGATGGTATCTGATGATAAAATCGGAAGTTATTCTAATCAAAGTGTATTTGGCAGTTATGCTTACATAATCAGATCTCCGTTGGGTACATTCTCAATGGGATTACAGGCTGGCTTAAATGTAACTTCTGCTGACTTTAGTAATGTACAGAGGGATATCACTGATGAATCATTCACTAACTTCACTAATAAGCTAAAACCTAATTTTGGAGCTGGAGTATACTATAGTAACGATGTTCTATTTGCTGGTTTTTCAGTACCGTTTATATTGAATAACAATGTATCATCAAGTGCAGAGGCACTTCTAAATGAAATCAGTGAAGCTCGTTATTATTATTTGCATGGTGGTTTAATTTTACCACTAAACAGAATGAAAACTGTGCAGTTAAACCCTACTCTATTGATTAGAGCTCAGGAAGGTCAGCCGTTAAGTATGGACATTAACGCAGGATTTATATTTTATGATGTTTGTAGCATCGGTCTTTCATATAGAAACGTGGAAGGGATTGTTAGCTACATTCAGCTGAAGTTAAGTGATGAACTTAACTTTGGGTACTCGTATGATTGGACAACAAGTGATATTAACAGATATTCATCTGGAACTCATGAATTCTCATTGAACTATAGATTTAGAATTAGAAAAATACATGGCAACGTGGAATGCCCTAGTGTATTTAAATTCTAA
- a CDS encoding gliding motility-associated C-terminal domain-containing protein, protein MKNLVLLLSFLLIVGASKAQEICDNGIDDDGDGFIDCYDPDCVNFGSCDGFFLGNDASCEAVPDSLPAFTMEIDFTSQNETANHLGRIAIGDLDRDGIPEIISQNKYNDRLYILNGNDGSIKYQTTVSGGAYPEWRVAIANVEDDDCAEIFVVLAEWFPSGGGYGDTDYYIASYDCQLNEIWRSERLENDPIHLSLADFDGDGQVELFYKDEVRDARTGTRIVKGNDNDWNKVNGGPVAIDILGDEDLEFVSANKIYSVNLGSRTTDSGSLTELKSFSNYKTKTQFSSTSTADYNQDGFLDVIISGVNTNDYTTTVFFWDVHNDNLTTFNDPIPTVPNSTLKCSSQAPNTDDYKNGWINGTGRLNIGDLDGDGELNVSFVSGRFLYALDENFNQKWRVEVNEETSGYTGCTLFDFNGDGQMEIVYRDEQWIYIIKGDDGSVFTQRQCISRTNVEYPIVADVDADGSTELCVVCGTDDINAWDNFCDLGYSRNSQVRVYKSASEPWVPARRLWNQHGYFNVNVNDDLSIPRRQQKHHLVWSDGTCTQGPNRPLNNFLNQSPFLSSQGCPVYASPDIAFTGDITIDQPTCPSLDFTTSFQITNLGDVPFSGNLPISFYSADPLQPGASKLATLYFSINQLKNGDVIDMTNVAITGIPGMENLFIALNDAGTTIPTPISFPNTPFLECDYDNVRSAPFAPLPFQLSAVPTNNIQCAGNTVPANGSARAFRLVGTTEVIANYDFFWFNGTDVSGTPAYVGAVYSGLSAGTYSVYATHKTAQCSSDVVQVTVVDEAFSFDVQVTEIKGDENCTNPNGHLRVIPNGGDAYGKYTYEWLEGDITSTDVVSTSHDATGLKGGTNYTVIVTHKATGCSSIGSGTVTDMVVLPVVSASATDISCSDANAGTVTANVEGSTGGYTFEWYNGPNVLPTPSATGNSLNNLPAGDYTVVATRNSTGCQSLPSTVTVNQTTPPTASVNKLSDNISCDENNPMGSAAASGNGGSGTYTYEWFEGQNTSTAVIRTAATVTDFPKGIYTVKVTDTNGCSDTAEVIIDNDRTIPTLTANTTDVTQCNPFNGSITVSVSAGNVSDYTFFYYEGSSVKSTPDFAETSNQLSGLMAGTYTVQAQNNITSCTASNPISVIINAPVIAITLNKSITTFPSNCESDASAASDGVLAINVSPSSSDYYVTWYQGAIDPSTTSDSPILEGVNEYVASSLNSDNYTVVVRNLTTGCEEITSIYLPINNGHDLDLDVVSTASFCSDDNGSLSVSLKKTNLAGFNEADYEIIWYQGHNLSGTEIHREVGQNGVLNYSRPGLSSGDYSVTARPLDPAIRFCEDPVVNATVDLIVEYPSIVATTINANTNCSGIMENGSLEILVDNGVRPLSDFNVTWYIGDANSTTPLPAANIVTPDELQNLAPGIYTVHVEDNTQYQTCATNRTFTIDNDPPTISVASGDVTVSNVVSCDPNNNGSEITINQILEDGIPGNISDYTFEWKDPSGTSIPSVNGPSIQDLSTLGTYSVIATNTVNNCLSTQIDFEITDETIGDPSVALIDFTNPTQCQLLTDDMGMLQVMASGTASSYSYEWFEGSDTSTPQGTTGATVSGLNPGFYTVEVTNDDTQCTTTATYELQLDIKEVTITGSGNPVTSCELENDGSAFAIVTSGNSDLYTYEWSTGDVGQEITDIRVGTYTVRAVSNNDNRCISPDLEITINQEYIYPELSVEALSAMTVCDTALADGAARALVDGSYIGYTFEWYENEDFNSDEVFTGSEFTSMKEGTYGVIATNDVTGCSTSQVVTIDGNTVPTEPVSITILAHDTHCLLDIGALSASVNGNTSNYNFLWFNGSQVSTDTAFVGEIYDSLATGFYTVQATNKSTGCISTATAEILENLEFPEFQFVVGNSTCVTSDGFARVSMVNSVGVNSIVWTDQGGDPFDSLQVIGRGSILNELDFGVYTAHVFTNQGCYQSEDVKIETDVNVLNGISRNGDGKNDFLQIDCIENYPESIVKIFNRAGTMVYETEGYDNTGNRFDGVSNKGISVMGNSLPDGTYFYIIDKKDGTKPQAGYLEIVN, encoded by the coding sequence ATGAAGAATTTAGTCCTTTTGTTGTCTTTCCTGCTTATAGTTGGCGCTAGTAAAGCTCAGGAAATCTGTGATAATGGCATCGATGATGACGGTGATGGATTTATAGATTGCTATGATCCAGACTGTGTCAATTTCGGTTCCTGCGATGGTTTCTTTCTCGGCAATGATGCTTCCTGCGAAGCCGTCCCCGACAGTTTACCAGCTTTTACAATGGAAATTGATTTCACATCTCAAAATGAAACAGCCAATCACCTGGGTAGGATAGCTATTGGTGATCTGGATAGAGATGGAATTCCAGAAATCATTTCTCAAAACAAGTATAATGATCGTTTATACATTCTAAACGGTAATGATGGGTCGATCAAATATCAGACCACCGTTTCTGGAGGAGCTTATCCCGAATGGCGTGTGGCCATAGCTAATGTGGAGGACGATGATTGTGCAGAAATATTTGTTGTACTTGCAGAATGGTTTCCTAGTGGAGGTGGCTACGGAGACACTGACTATTATATTGCTTCGTACGATTGCCAATTAAATGAAATATGGAGAAGTGAAAGACTTGAAAACGATCCAATTCACCTCAGTTTAGCAGATTTTGACGGCGATGGCCAGGTCGAGTTATTTTACAAGGATGAAGTAAGAGATGCAAGAACTGGTACTAGAATCGTAAAAGGTAATGATAACGATTGGAATAAGGTCAACGGTGGCCCAGTTGCCATTGATATACTTGGTGACGAAGATTTAGAATTTGTTTCTGCCAATAAAATATACAGTGTTAACCTTGGTTCAAGAACAACAGATAGTGGAAGTTTGACAGAACTAAAAAGTTTTTCAAACTACAAGACTAAAACACAATTTAGTTCTACCAGTACAGCAGATTATAATCAAGATGGATTCCTTGATGTTATCATTTCTGGAGTAAATACTAACGATTACACAACAACTGTATTCTTTTGGGATGTTCATAATGATAATTTAACAACATTTAATGATCCTATTCCAACTGTACCCAACTCAACATTGAAGTGTAGCAGCCAAGCACCAAATACTGATGACTATAAAAATGGCTGGATAAATGGTACAGGTCGATTAAATATTGGTGACTTAGATGGGGATGGTGAATTAAATGTGTCGTTTGTTTCCGGTAGATTTTTATACGCTCTCGACGAAAATTTCAATCAGAAATGGCGAGTTGAAGTGAATGAGGAAACAAGTGGATATACCGGATGTACACTTTTTGATTTCAATGGTGATGGTCAAATGGAGATTGTCTATAGAGATGAGCAATGGATTTATATTATCAAGGGAGATGATGGTAGCGTATTTACTCAAAGGCAGTGTATATCAAGAACCAATGTTGAGTATCCTATTGTAGCTGACGTAGATGCTGATGGAAGCACTGAACTATGCGTAGTTTGTGGTACTGATGATATCAATGCCTGGGATAATTTCTGCGATCTTGGCTATTCTAGAAACTCTCAGGTTAGAGTATATAAATCAGCAAGTGAACCATGGGTGCCAGCTCGTAGATTGTGGAATCAGCATGGTTATTTTAACGTTAATGTTAATGATGATTTATCAATTCCGAGAAGACAACAAAAGCATCATTTAGTATGGTCAGATGGAACATGTACTCAAGGACCGAACAGACCATTAAATAATTTCTTAAATCAGTCTCCTTTCCTTAGCTCACAGGGTTGTCCTGTGTATGCTTCACCGGACATCGCATTTACTGGGGATATTACTATAGACCAACCTACCTGTCCTAGTTTAGATTTTACCACCTCCTTCCAAATAACTAACCTTGGAGATGTTCCTTTCAGTGGAAATCTGCCTATAAGTTTTTATAGTGCCGATCCTCTTCAACCAGGAGCATCAAAACTAGCTACCTTATATTTCAGCATTAATCAACTAAAGAATGGTGATGTAATTGATATGACCAATGTGGCTATCACAGGTATACCTGGAATGGAAAATCTGTTCATAGCCTTAAATGATGCTGGGACTACTATTCCGACACCAATTTCATTCCCGAACACACCGTTTTTAGAATGTGATTATGATAACGTAAGAAGTGCACCATTTGCACCATTACCTTTCCAACTTTCTGCAGTACCGACTAACAATATTCAGTGTGCTGGAAACACTGTACCTGCCAACGGTTCTGCAAGAGCTTTTAGATTAGTTGGAACTACAGAAGTAATCGCTAACTATGACTTTTTCTGGTTCAACGGAACTGATGTATCTGGTACTCCGGCTTATGTAGGCGCTGTATATTCAGGACTAAGTGCTGGAACTTATTCAGTATATGCAACTCATAAGACTGCGCAATGTAGCTCTGATGTAGTTCAGGTTACAGTGGTTGATGAGGCATTCTCTTTTGATGTACAGGTAACAGAGATCAAAGGTGACGAGAATTGTACAAACCCTAATGGTCATTTAAGAGTAATACCAAATGGTGGAGATGCCTATGGAAAATATACTTACGAATGGCTTGAAGGTGATATCACAAGTACGGATGTGGTCTCTACTAGTCATGATGCCACAGGTCTAAAAGGTGGAACTAACTACACTGTTATTGTAACTCATAAAGCTACCGGGTGTAGTTCGATTGGTTCTGGGACAGTTACTGACATGGTTGTACTTCCTGTAGTATCAGCCAGCGCCACTGATATATCTTGTTCAGACGCAAATGCTGGTACTGTAACTGCTAACGTTGAAGGTTCAACAGGTGGTTATACTTTTGAATGGTACAATGGACCTAATGTGTTACCTACACCAAGCGCTACGGGCAACTCATTAAACAATTTACCTGCTGGTGACTATACAGTTGTTGCCACACGTAACAGCACAGGCTGTCAGTCACTTCCATCTACTGTTACGGTAAACCAGACAACCCCTCCTACCGCAAGCGTTAATAAACTATCAGATAATATTTCCTGCGATGAGAACAACCCAATGGGCTCTGCTGCAGCTTCTGGGAATGGTGGTAGTGGCACATATACGTATGAGTGGTTTGAGGGACAAAATACCAGTACAGCGGTTATTCGTACTGCGGCTACAGTAACAGATTTCCCTAAAGGTATTTATACTGTAAAAGTAACTGATACTAATGGTTGTTCTGATACTGCTGAAGTGATAATAGATAATGACAGAACTATTCCAACGCTTACTGCAAACACAACAGATGTTACGCAGTGTAATCCATTTAATGGTAGTATTACAGTAAGTGTATCTGCTGGAAATGTATCTGATTATACATTCTTCTATTATGAAGGAAGTTCGGTAAAATCCACTCCTGATTTCGCAGAGACATCTAATCAGCTTTCAGGTTTAATGGCTGGAACTTACACAGTACAGGCACAAAACAATATCACATCTTGTACTGCTTCTAATCCTATTTCAGTAATAATCAACGCTCCTGTAATTGCGATCACTCTAAATAAGTCAATCACCACTTTCCCTTCTAATTGTGAAAGTGATGCAAGTGCTGCAAGTGATGGTGTATTAGCGATCAATGTTTCACCTAGTAGTTCTGATTATTACGTTACGTGGTATCAGGGAGCAATCGATCCGTCCACAACCTCAGATTCACCAATTTTGGAAGGCGTTAATGAATATGTTGCATCTTCATTGAATAGTGATAACTATACGGTTGTAGTGAGAAATTTAACAACAGGATGTGAGGAAATAACTTCGATATATCTTCCAATCAATAATGGCCACGATTTAGACTTGGATGTAGTAAGCACAGCAAGCTTCTGTAGCGATGATAATGGCTCTTTAAGTGTTTCTCTGAAAAAAACTAACCTAGCTGGTTTTAACGAAGCCGATTATGAAATTATATGGTATCAAGGGCATAATTTGAGTGGGACTGAAATACATAGAGAAGTTGGTCAAAATGGTGTATTAAACTATAGTCGACCAGGATTATCTAGTGGTGATTATTCAGTTACAGCCAGACCACTGGACCCTGCAATCAGATTCTGTGAAGATCCTGTGGTAAATGCGACGGTGGATTTAATCGTTGAATATCCATCAATAGTAGCTACTACAATTAACGCAAATACCAATTGTTCTGGCATAATGGAGAATGGAAGCTTAGAAATTTTGGTTGACAATGGTGTTAGGCCTCTATCTGACTTCAACGTAACCTGGTATATAGGTGATGCTAACTCAACGACTCCATTACCTGCAGCTAATATTGTAACCCCAGATGAACTTCAAAATCTAGCTCCGGGAATATATACTGTTCATGTTGAGGATAATACTCAGTATCAGACTTGTGCCACTAACAGAACCTTTACTATAGATAATGATCCTCCGACAATTTCTGTAGCCTCAGGCGATGTCACGGTTTCTAATGTAGTGAGTTGCGATCCAAACAATAATGGAAGTGAGATAACAATAAATCAGATTTTAGAAGATGGAATACCCGGTAACATAAGTGATTATACTTTTGAATGGAAGGACCCTTCAGGTACATCAATTCCATCAGTGAACGGACCCTCTATCCAGGATTTATCGACTCTTGGTACTTACTCAGTAATCGCTACCAATACGGTTAATAACTGTTTATCAACTCAAATTGATTTTGAAATTACGGATGAAACTATTGGTGACCCATCAGTAGCATTGATCGACTTTACAAACCCTACACAATGTCAACTACTCACAGATGATATGGGTATGTTGCAAGTAATGGCGTCAGGAACAGCTTCCAGCTATTCTTATGAATGGTTTGAAGGTTCAGATACATCCACACCTCAAGGAACAACAGGTGCCACAGTTAGCGGATTAAATCCTGGTTTCTATACTGTGGAAGTTACTAATGATGACACACAATGTACTACTACAGCAACCTATGAATTGCAATTAGATATCAAGGAAGTTACAATCACCGGTTCAGGTAATCCTGTAACAAGCTGTGAGCTTGAGAATGATGGTAGTGCATTTGCAATTGTTACTAGTGGAAATAGTGATCTATATACTTATGAGTGGTCAACAGGTGATGTAGGGCAAGAGATAACTGATATCCGTGTAGGTACTTACACAGTGAGAGCTGTATCTAACAATGACAATCGCTGTATATCTCCTGATCTTGAGATTACTATTAATCAAGAGTATATTTATCCCGAATTATCGGTAGAAGCGTTATCTGCCATGACAGTTTGTGATACAGCTTTAGCTGATGGTGCTGCAAGAGCTCTTGTTGATGGAAGCTATATAGGCTATACTTTTGAATGGTATGAAAATGAAGACTTCAATTCTGATGAAGTTTTCACTGGAAGTGAATTCACCAGCATGAAAGAAGGTACTTACGGAGTAATAGCCACAAATGATGTAACTGGGTGTTCAACTAGTCAGGTAGTAACGATTGATGGTAACACTGTTCCTACAGAACCTGTATCAATTACTATATTGGCACATGACACTCATTGCTTATTAGATATTGGAGCGCTTTCTGCCTCAGTAAATGGTAACACTAGTAATTATAATTTCCTTTGGTTCAATGGATCTCAAGTATCAACCGACACTGCATTTGTTGGTGAAATTTATGATAGTTTGGCAACCGGTTTCTATACTGTACAAGCTACTAATAAATCTACAGGGTGTATCTCTACCGCCACTGCTGAAATTCTTGAAAACCTGGAATTTCCTGAATTCCAATTTGTAGTAGGTAACTCTACTTGTGTGACGAGCGATGGTTTTGCTAGAGTATCCATGGTTAATTCAGTGGGTGTAAACTCAATCGTCTGGACCGACCAAGGTGGTGACCCATTCGATAGTCTTCAAGTAATTGGAAGAGGTTCAATTCTTAATGAATTAGACTTCGGAGTCTACACGGCTCATGTGTTTACAAATCAAGGTTGTTATCAATCTGAAGATGTAAAAATTGAAACTGATGTGAACGTCTTGAATGGTATTTCAAGAAACGGTGATGGTAAAAACGATTTCTTACAGATTGACTGTATCGAAAACTATCCTGAAAGTATTGTCAAAATCTTTAACAGAGCAGGAACAATGGTTTATGAAACTGAAGGTTATGACAACACCGGCAATAGATTCGATGGAGTTTCTAATAAAGGAATTAGTGTAATGGGTAATAGTCTGCCAGATGGTACTTACTTCTATATCATTGATAAAAAAGACGGTACTAAACCTCAGGCTGGATACCTTGAAATAGTTAACTAG
- a CDS encoding FG-GAP-like repeat-containing protein: MKIFTYHKRITFFTFCLLLVSSIVLAQTPIITNVSPNSGYAGQTITITGSNFNASSQVSFGDARGNVISRTTQIIEVQVPANATFDHITVTNSNDLSGFSTYPFLLSYGGESGLVAADFGAELTFATQASPYDLEVSDFNNDGKNDIITTSATSGVIQILQNTTVSAAAPTFGTPILHTLSPSGTSLNITAADLNGDSKPEIIVSEDNDNDPRSRVFVLTNTSGANVSFAPASYVLDIPGAQTKKIDVMDIDMDGKPDLVITDQSNNGRLAIARNTSSAGSISFDLANITFLSLSSSVKSAPLEVADFNNDGKPDVAASLFFANGGSIYLFKNNSTPGNISFSTATTRSVTGSIVNLKAADINNDGKLDLIATNFLAQSALYFLNNSTTGGALSFGNQSSISADQRPWGLDVSDFNGDGEKDIVIANSDAAIISVLHQTAPVTFQTVNINVSGFARNVKSGDINGDGKPDIVFTRFNANSLGILINQKCIKPVLNEEGPLVVCASNPLELEAQSVSGATYNWYMDGMLQQSGPSNTYSVNTVGVHNYTVELIQGVCAEMSDPVSVEVKSGSLPTATIISPTSDICLGGTATLQVDIAADQYIWTGPNGFSATGNPVTVADFRPSNVGVYQVDLYSGDCLAATETINVETVDVPTFTVTSSPGNQLCQGSSATLTISPSNNTNYSYQWATEENGNISGETGSSLTVSTVGSKNYFVKIEDLNNASCPDIESNVLNVSILQSPSAVITAPNQACAGQNIQFTSNSSVDANATVQYKWNFGDAAISTDENPKHAYGTAGNFTVSLEVSYSGVSGCTSSITKPIEILNGGTVEIVSSNDPICEGEATTLSLTDTYESYSWNTGQTSSEIVITEAGTYTVEVETNGCLLESSISLNSFPQPVVSITADSVSVAPGSTVQLTASGLENYSWSPKESLNDPSIPNPIATVDISTTYTVSGTDINGCTGSQSIDLFTNTDLIGNIIRPKNFFSPNSGDDINNFWVIEKIEQFPECQVTVVDQTGNIIMEASPYQNDWDGTYNGKDLPPGAYYYIIKCDGQEIVKSGSITLLR, translated from the coding sequence ATGAAAATTTTCACTTACCATAAAAGAATTACCTTCTTTACATTCTGTCTATTGTTGGTAAGCAGTATAGTATTGGCTCAGACTCCTATTATAACCAATGTTTCTCCAAACTCAGGTTATGCCGGGCAAACTATTACAATAACAGGTAGCAACTTTAACGCATCCTCCCAAGTATCCTTCGGAGATGCGAGAGGCAATGTGATCAGCCGCACTACACAAATCATAGAAGTCCAGGTTCCAGCTAATGCTACCTTTGACCATATCACGGTAACTAACAGTAACGACCTCTCTGGATTTAGCACCTATCCATTTCTATTAAGCTATGGTGGTGAATCTGGTCTTGTAGCTGCAGATTTTGGGGCAGAGCTTACTTTTGCGACTCAAGCTTCTCCATATGATCTTGAAGTATCAGATTTTAATAACGATGGTAAAAATGACATTATCACCACCAGTGCTACCAGTGGTGTAATACAAATCCTACAAAACACTACAGTCAGTGCCGCCGCACCAACCTTTGGTACACCTATATTACATACGTTATCTCCCTCTGGAACCTCTTTGAATATCACTGCAGCAGACCTTAATGGAGACTCTAAACCAGAAATCATTGTATCAGAAGACAATGATAATGATCCAAGGTCTCGTGTTTTCGTTCTTACAAACACCAGTGGAGCTAATGTGAGCTTTGCTCCAGCTTCATACGTACTCGACATACCTGGAGCCCAAACTAAAAAAATTGATGTGATGGATATTGATATGGATGGTAAGCCAGATCTAGTTATCACAGACCAATCTAACAACGGTAGGTTGGCCATAGCCAGAAACACTTCTTCAGCCGGCAGTATATCCTTTGACCTTGCTAACATTACCTTCTTATCTCTTTCAAGCTCAGTTAAAAGTGCCCCTTTAGAAGTCGCTGATTTCAATAATGATGGTAAGCCAGACGTTGCTGCAAGCTTATTCTTTGCCAATGGTGGTTCCATTTATTTGTTTAAAAACAATAGTACTCCAGGTAATATTTCATTTTCCACTGCCACTACAAGATCTGTTACTGGTAGTATTGTAAATCTAAAAGCAGCTGACATCAACAATGATGGTAAACTTGATCTTATTGCCACCAATTTTTTAGCACAAAGCGCTTTATATTTCTTAAATAATTCCACCACTGGTGGAGCTCTTAGCTTCGGCAATCAAAGTTCTATAAGCGCTGATCAGAGACCATGGGGTTTAGATGTAAGTGATTTTAATGGAGATGGAGAAAAAGACATAGTGATTGCTAACTCCGATGCTGCTATTATTTCTGTGCTTCACCAAACCGCACCAGTTACTTTTCAAACAGTCAATATTAATGTATCTGGATTTGCTAGAAATGTTAAATCTGGCGATATAAATGGAGATGGCAAACCTGACATAGTTTTCACACGATTTAATGCAAACTCCCTTGGCATTTTGATTAATCAGAAATGTATAAAGCCTGTTCTGAATGAAGAAGGCCCCCTGGTAGTCTGCGCCTCTAACCCCTTAGAACTTGAAGCTCAAAGTGTAAGTGGAGCAACATATAATTGGTATATGGATGGAATGCTTCAACAAAGTGGGCCTTCAAATACCTATAGTGTAAATACAGTAGGGGTTCATAACTACACAGTGGAATTAATTCAGGGAGTATGTGCTGAAATGTCGGATCCGGTTAGTGTGGAAGTAAAATCTGGATCCTTGCCAACTGCAACTATCATCTCTCCTACTTCTGATATTTGCCTCGGTGGAACCGCCACACTTCAAGTAGATATAGCAGCCGATCAATATATATGGACTGGTCCTAATGGTTTTTCGGCTACAGGTAATCCGGTAACTGTAGCGGACTTTAGGCCTTCTAATGTAGGTGTGTATCAGGTAGATTTATATTCCGGAGATTGTTTAGCGGCTACGGAAACTATCAATGTTGAAACGGTTGATGTGCCTACATTTACCGTAACTAGTTCTCCGGGCAACCAGTTGTGTCAGGGATCTTCAGCTACATTAACCATCTCTCCTTCCAACAATACAAATTACTCTTATCAATGGGCTACTGAGGAAAATGGAAACATAAGTGGAGAGACAGGCAGCTCACTAACAGTTTCCACTGTTGGTTCTAAAAATTACTTTGTTAAAATAGAAGACTTAAATAATGCCAGCTGCCCTGATATTGAATCAAATGTGTTGAATGTTTCCATACTTCAATCACCATCTGCAGTTATTACGGCGCCAAATCAGGCATGTGCAGGGCAGAATATTCAATTCACTAGTAATTCAAGTGTAGACGCAAATGCTACAGTTCAATACAAGTGGAATTTTGGCGATGCCGCTATATCTACTGACGAAAACCCCAAGCACGCTTATGGCACTGCAGGAAATTTCACAGTCAGTTTAGAAGTATCATACAGTGGTGTATCAGGGTGTACAAGCTCAATCACTAAACCCATTGAAATTCTTAATGGTGGTACTGTTGAAATTGTATCATCCAATGACCCAATCTGCGAAGGCGAGGCGACCACATTGTCACTTACTGATACCTATGAATCATATAGCTGGAATACTGGACAAACCTCTTCTGAAATAGTCATCACTGAAGCTGGTACTTATACTGTAGAAGTAGAAACTAACGGATGTTTGTTAGAGTCAAGCATTAGCCTCAACTCATTTCCTCAACCCGTAGTAAGTATAACTGCTGATAGTGTCAGTGTGGCTCCAGGAAGTACAGTGCAGCTTACCGCATCAGGCCTTGAAAACTATTCATGGTCACCAAAAGAATCACTTAATGACCCAAGCATTCCTAATCCCATAGCTACTGTTGATATTTCAACAACGTACACTGTTTCAGGAACGGACATCAATGGCTGTACAGGTTCACAAAGTATAGACCTTTTCACTAATACCGATCTTATCGGCAATATTATTAGGCCTAAGAATTTCTTCTCACCAAATTCAGGTGATGATATCAATAACTTTTGGGTTATTGAAAAAATTGAGCAATTCCCTGAATGCCAGGTTACTGTAGTAGATCAAACAGGAAATATTATCATGGAAGCCTCCCCCTATCAGAACGACTGGGATGGTACCTATAACGGTAAAGACCTGCCCCCAGGAGCTTACTACTACATTATTAAATGTGATGGCCAAGAAATTGTGAAGTCTGGGAGCATTACCTTACTCAGATAA